A genomic segment from Microtus pennsylvanicus isolate mMicPen1 chromosome 21, mMicPen1.hap1, whole genome shotgun sequence encodes:
- the LOC142839257 gene encoding small ribosomal subunit protein uS12-like, translated as MGKCRGLRTARKLRSHRRDQKWHKKQYMKAHLGTALKANPFGGASHAKRIVLEKVGVEAKQPNSAIRKCVRVQLIKNSKTITAFVPNDGCLNFIKENDEVLVAGFGRKGHAVGDIPWSPL; from the coding sequence ATGGGCAAGTGTCGTGGTCTCCGTACTGCCAGGAAGCTCCGCAGCCACCGCCGGGACCAGAAGTGGCATAAAAAACAATACATGAAAGCCCACTTGGGCACAGCCCTGAAGGCCAATCCTTTTGGAGGTGCCTCTCATGCCAAGAGAATCGTGCTGGAAAAAGTAGGAGTTGAAGCCAAGCAGCCAAATTCTGCTATCAGGAAGTGTGTCAGGGTGCAGCTCATCAAGAACAGCAAGACGATCACAGCTTTCGTCCCCAATGATGGTTGCTTgaactttataaaggaaaacgatGAAGTTCTGGTTGCTGGATTTGGTCGAAAGGGCCATGCTGTAGGTGATATTCCTTGGAGTCCACTTTAA
- the LOC142839569 gene encoding intraflagellar transport protein 172 homolog encodes MPVLLSIPLNPQAVQSGTYCRETRPHRLWDLGMFALCEESRSRLEERKAEGIEPSLCEGSHLGTDEYQTSAPLSGLYPFLQWSLSPRTFSGQLTGENVEQRHTKTDGPGDALCAGDQRRVYSTPLPLQDGAAKVTCMAWSQNNAKFAVCTVDRVVLLYDEHGERRDKFSTKPADMKYGRKNYMVKGMAFSPDSTKIAIGQTDNIIFVYKIGEDWGDKKVICNKFIQTSAVTCLQWPAEYIIVFGLAEGKVRLANTKTNKSSTIYGTDSYVVALTTNCSGKGILSGHTDGTIVRYFFDDEGSGESQHRGSRL; translated from the exons ATGCCTGTTCTACTTTCCATTCCACTCAACCCCCAGGCAGTCCAGTCAGGCACGTATTGCAGAGAAACGCGTCCCCATCGATTGTGGGACTTGGGGATGTTTGCCCTGTGTGAGGAGAGCAGAAGTCGGTTAGAAGAAAGGAAAGCTGAAGGGATAGAGCCCTCACTC TGCGAAGGCTCACACCTGGGGACTGATGAATACCAGACAAGCGCCCCATTATCTGGGCTGTACCCGTTTTTGCAGTGGTCACTTTCACCACGAACCTTTAGTGGACAGTTAACAGGGGAAA ATGTAGAACAAAGGCACACGAAGACTGATGGACCTGGAGACGCTCTGTGTGCTGGAGACCAGCGCCGTGTTTACAGTACCCCTTTGCCTCTGCAGGATGGAGCTGCGAAGGTGACTTGTATGGCCTGGTCCCAGAACAACGCTAAATTTGCTGTCTGCACAGTGGACCGAGTGGTATTGCTGTACGATGAGCATGGGGAGCGGAGAGACAAGTTCTCCACCAAGCCAGCTGACATGAAG TATGGCAGGAAGAACTACATGGTAAAGGGCATGGCTTTCTCTCCTGATTCCACTAAAATTGCCATCGGACAGACTGACAACATCATCTTTGTCTACAAGATTGGAGAAGattg GGGTGACAAGAAGGTCATCTGTAACAAGTTCATCCAGACG AGTGCTGTCACCTGTCTACAGTGGCCTGCAGAGTACATTATTGTCTTCGGACTGGCTGAAGGCAAG GTTCGCTTAGCAAACACTAAAACTAACAAGTCGTCTACCATCTATGGGACGGACTCGTATGTGGTGGCGCTGACAACCAA TTGCTCTGGGAAAGGCATCCTCTCAGGTCACACAGACGGCACCATCGTCAGGTATTTCTTCGATGATGAAGGCTCCGGAGAGTCACAG CATCGTGGCAGCAGGCTGTGA
- the LOC142839570 gene encoding intraflagellar transport protein 172 homolog — MYHHTWHPSSTCSFHPTPSTPRTLSPPVGLPRWSALLRLLPFLVELRVFNWSPRRSIWEEAKPKEIANLYTITALAWKRDGSRPCAGTLCGGVEQFDCCLRRSIYKNKFELTYVGPSQVIVKNLSSGTRVVLKSHYGYEVEEVKILGKERYLVAHTSDTVLLGDLNTNRLSEIAWQGSGGNEKYFFENENVCMIFSAGELTLVEYGSNDSLGSVRTEFMNPHLISIRINERCQRGMEDNKKLAYLVDIKTIAIVNEDSTYVRGKHSSFPAT; from the exons atgtaccaccacacctggcatccATCTTCTACCTGCTCCTTTCACCCTACTCCCTCAACTCCCCGCACCCTTTCCCCTCCCGTTGGGCTGCCTCGCTGGTCTGCCCTTTTGCGTTTGCTTCCCTTTCTGGTAGA ACTCCGGGTGTTCAACTGGAGTCCTCGAAGAAGCATCTGGGAAGAGGCCAAGCCCAAGGAGATTGCCAACTTATACACCATCACAGCCTTGGCGTGGAAGCGGGACGGCTCCCGGCCCTGTGCG gGCACCCTCTGTGGTGGGGTGGAACAGTTTGACTGCTGCCTCCGAAGGAGTATTTACAAGAACAAGTTTGAGCTGACGTATGTGGGACCCAGCCAG GTGATAGTGAAGAACCTGTCTTCAGGGACCAGGGTGGTGCTCAAGTCCCACTATGGCTATGAGGTAGAAGAGGTGAAGATCCTGGGGAAGGAACGGtacttggtggctcacacatcGGACACGGTGCTGCTCGGAGACTTGAACACCAATCGCCTCAGTGAA ATAGCCTGGCAGGGATCTGGTGGCAATGagaaatatttctttgaaaatgagaAT GTGTGCATGATCTTCAGTGCTGGAGAGCTTACCCTGGTGGAATATGGGAGTAATGACTCCTTGGGTTCTGTACGCACTGAATTCATGAACCCTCACCTCATCAG CATCCGTATCAACGAGAGGTGCCAGCGAGGAATGGAAGATAATAAGAAACTGGCTTATCTTGTTGATATTAAGACTATTGCTATAG TGAACGAAGACAGCACCTATGTCAGAGGGAAGCACTCATCCTTCCCTGCCACATAA